The genomic DNA AGACAAAGGAGCAATTTACCACTTTCTGGAAACGTGAAAGCACCGGGATGTGATGAAAATGTTTCTCAGAAATCAGAAGTTCATTCATCCTGAGCAGAATTAAATATGTAGGCCTCCTAACAGCAAGAATAACAGATTTAGTTCATTTAAGATCTTGCATGCAAATAAACATAATTAATGTTGTGCAGTTTGAGCAGATTCTATATTTATTCTGATTAAAAAAATTCTCTTCCAGCTGGTGCGAGGTTCACTACTACTGTTTCTACTCATAAGTCAACTCCATTATTCTTCCAGGTTTGGTGAATTGTCTGAAAATGTGCCATTATGTCTCGTATCTTCTGTTTACACGTGGCTTCTTGGTTATGTTGGTGAGTTTGAAATGTTTGTTGTGATTTAGAATTTCCCCCCTATTTAAAGTAAAAATTAGTATATTTATTATCTCTGCTGTTACTCATATTTTGAGGTGTCTAGGTTATTTTTGGGTCTATAACGCCTATGTATTTATTTTGATATGACTCATAATGATGTGATTGAGTATGAATTATCATTTAAATTGCTACTTGGCATTGCTGAACTGTTTTTATAATTTACTGCAGCAGAAATGCTTTAAAGTTGACATGAATGTGCACATCTAATTTTAATAAGactgcttttttttgtcttccaGGCCAAACTTGCTCATTTCCTTGAAGTATCTTTATTATAAATTTATTATAACTTTGTACCACATGGGGTTTGTCTTTGAACATGACACAAAATCAAGTTTCATTATTCTGGGTCATGCCGTGTTTCACGTATCATTTCCTGGCTTCCTCCCCAGAATGAACTTTCATGAGCCTTTGTGGCTTTTCCAGTAAAGTAAATGGAGACATTTctgtacaaaaaaaaaataaaaatctgggaCAGCTTTTCTGGCTATTAAATGATAAAACGTTATCCTTTAAAACCAAATTGATAAATGTTGTTGAACTTTTATatcttttaattattatttttgaccTAAGAGTTGATGGAGTGTTCTTGCGCTGAAGCTGGACTAAAATCCGCTGAGCTCACCTCTACTGTGGTTGTGGCCCTGATACTTAAGGAAATCAAAAATTAGACCAAGCCTGAGCCTGCAGGCCATTGTTATAGTTGTCACACCTGAGATGAGGATGACATCTAGTAAACATGAGATGTTCATCTTTTCAAGCTTTTCTAGCATGAAACAGGAACCACAACAGCTTCTGAAACCGAGGAGCCTGCAGAGTAGAATTTACaggtgataaaaaaaaaaaaaggtattcgAAGGTGATTTGGAAACTCTGTAAAAGTGCCATCTTGTGGCTGAGATGGAAAAACAGGCATGTTGCTGTAGGATCATTCATAGATAAAAGGCTTTGATGTGCGACTACAGGATGCTCACATCTTGCCTAATGAGCAACTGTTCAGAATCAATTTTTAGTAGCTTTTTTATTCTCAAACACTGAATAAACCTCTACAGCTTTGTGAGCTGAATCCTAGGTGGTCATCACTACCTGACTTTTGAAGACAAAAGGATGCTAAGCTAGAACTTTTAACAGATtgctgatcttttttttttcttccattttcACAAAAAGGAATTTAACTGAGAAACATGCTGTAAAAGCTGACATTCACACCATTGCTCACTAGGCAACTTGTCACATTTCAGTTCTATTAAAAGCTGCAATAAATGACAGAATACAGAATAAATATATAGTGAACTTAATTTGCTGTATATTATGTTTTTCAATGCTAAAGAGTTTTTAATCAAGAAAGCTGGTGTACATATGTAACCCCCTGACTTTGAATTAAATGTTTCAAAACAATCAAAATCCAGATTCTACCATTTACTTTAACAATGAAATCACACTTCTTATAAAACTGACATTTATTACTTCTTAATCCAAAACTTCCATTTCCCCTCATTTTGTGACGTGATAATTTTcataacaaaaaaataataaaataaaaaattatatatGCACCAAAATGAAAGATCCACGAAAACATGTGGCAGAATGCTTCAGCTCTAGTGGAAGCTAACGTGAACAGGAAACAGGATTATGTCTTCACTGCTGTGTCTCTGGATTTGTAAATCACTCCTCTGCTTTTCAGCTCTCTCACCACACCTTTGGACAAAAGGGAAAAGCAGCAGGGTGAATGAGAGGTAacatacacatgtacaatcaGAGTTAGCTTTGCTAATTGTTTTAACATACCTGGAGGTAATCTTCCCGTCACCGACACTGCATAAACACCTGGCTTGAAGTTGCCTGTAGAATGAAGccaaacacaaatgcacacaagtGTCCTTAAAAGGAACATTTTAGTCTTCAAAAATTATTGAAATATTATTTGTGGATGACAGTTTTTCTAAATTTGTAGCCTTTGTTCTTAACCGGAGAAAAGTGAAATCCTTAGTCTTATTCAGGCAGAGTAATGGCAGAATAGATCAGGGTTTGGAGtaagtaaagtaagtaagtaagtaaaagtttatttatatagcacctttcacagatataaatcacaaagcgctttacaacatgataaagatcagggcaaatacctctaaccaataaaaacatcagaaaaacaatagcagtgataaacgtagaaaataaaatcatgagtataaaaaaagtgaaggtgtgaacccgaacaaagacatcattctgaaacatttagggagggaacgcctggatgaaaaggtgagtttttagatgatttttaaagacctctacagaatGGAAAATGCCTCATTTGAGGAACGTAAACATGACTGAAGGAAGATTCTACAATTTCCTTTGACAGATGCGTGGCTGCTTCTTTGTCCCTAACTGGATGGAAATCTACGTTTTCAGTCTTTAAATATCTCAAAATGTAACATTTGTTTTCTGTATGATTACCGATTCTTTGCCATTTAGCTACCCAGCTGTCTTCAGGACTCATCATGGCGATGACGCTGTGGATAAACGGGCACAAAAATCAACAATTTGAATACAAGTCCAGTTAACGGAAGGGTCGTGTGTGCTTTGATTATGTTTACCCATCAAACGACGAGCTTGTGCACTCATACACCATCTCTCTGTTACCCTTCATCTGAAGAAACGACTCACAGTTGTCACAACCGTCATATTCAAATTGGTCGATGGTCTGAatgtaaaagaagaaaatatgGAAAATGAATTTATAACAGTTTTAAGACACAAAACTATATACTATGGTAAAAAAAATGTTAGCCACTAGCATCTTAGCTCTAAGATGCTagtgtttgttgtttttaatcGCAGGTTTACCTTTACAAGCGAACAAAGATGACACGCTCGCAAATGGCGCAGATCTTTTGGTACTGTCTCCAGTGCCATTATATATGattttagaagaagaaaataggCTAAACACAGCTAAGGCCCACCGTTGGTGATTTAATACTCGTCGCAGGGATATTACGTACCAATAAGAATAGAGGACCCGAACAGAGGCGTTCTCATTTTGCGCCTGAATAGAAATTATATTTCTGATTTGTAGCGTGAACGTTTTCACAGaatttaaaattaattttaacGAGCTGAATGTTCGACTAAGTATAGAAAATACTAGTATAAGACCTGTTTTAATATAATCCTAATGCAAATaaagaattcttacttttttttctgaaactttatttattttttattttttgtgatgcTTTTAAATGACTTTCTGGAAAAAGGACAAACAAATATGTCCTAACCCGGCTCAACAATTCCCTAATTTCCAATTGGACCAAGCGcaatttgtggcagcggcagtggcacttttattattttttatttatttacttttctatTTTAACTTTTTCATTTACAAACAACGTGGCATAAATTCCTTTGTTTGGCATTCCCAAAGATCAGGTGCGAAGAATGACAAAAGACACTTTGCATGGAAAGCAAAGAATATTTGTGAAAGAAACGAACaaacaaacatatatatatatatatatatatatatatatatatatatatatatatatatatatatacatgtatgtatgtatatatacatgtatgtatgtatatatataaacaaacatatatatacatgtatatgtttgtttatatatatatatatatatatatatatatatatatatatatatatatataaacaaacatatgtatatatatatatatatatatatatatatatatatatatatatatatatatatataagagacAAAGAGCTAGGGCTCTGTTTTCAAATCATACTTTTCAAAAAGATTAAGGAGTTTGCTGCAAAACCCATTTCAAGCCGACAGATGGCGTTATGTGCcccgattgcaatgacaatatagagaaaactaacagtttatctctttttattccacaatccacattggtagcagttgtcataaattatttcagaaattcagaactgctctggcgctctccatctgGTATAATATTCCGATTACGCTGGGCGAATACGCAAAGATTTTTGGAGCCATTTCTCCAGGAGTGTGTATGTTATTCCACCAGAGACCTAGATTAGTTTATAGTTAGTTTTCTCCTGTTTTTTTCTCCAGTTCTGTCCCCAGTCGGTGAAGTATGTTTTAATTGCTCtcctaataataaaaataaagcaaTTAGAACTCTCTTTCTTAAAGACATGATATCTCTTCCATGTGCCGCATCATACTGGAATAGATTTGTGGATGACTTGACATGGAGGAAGGTTTGGCTTCTACCCGATAAATTTTTGATCACTAACAACGTTAAAGAAACTTCCTTTGAACTATTACATAGATTCTACCCCTCTAAAtgtcatttaattttttttaaatcagaccTGGATGTATCTTGTACATTTTGTGAAGATCTTCCAGAAACAACAACTCATCTTTTTTTGGCAGTGCCCTCATTCCAAATGGTTTTGGCAGTCTTTCTGTGACTTCATCTGCTGTAAATTCTCTGTCAATTTTAACCTTTATTGGAAGCAGGTTTTGTTTGGCCTTCACCAGAACTCTATTAATTTTTGTATTAATCTGTAATTTTTTTGGCCAAATTTCATATCCATAAACATAAATTTCTTAAAAGCTAACCCAACTTTAACTGTTTCTTGGTGGAGCAATATATGGACTATATGGTTCTCACAAAACCAGAAGGCTGTAAAGACTGCTCAAATATGTACCCGCTTTAAGGtaacctgaagctgatttaaTACTATTTCTGTGTTGATGTTCTCTCTAGATATATGCTACTTTAATCGGTATTTTTCTGTACATCCACCGTTTTTTTATATCCCCCTGCCCctggcactttgttttcattttgttcACATTTCAATTTTCTTATACGTTGTCAACTGTGAGCTTGTAACCTCATTGTCACATTGTATATTCTAtttttgttaataaaggtttatttaaaaaacaaatatgtcACCTGTTGTAGAAAGCGTTTTGAAGCTCAGTTTGGAGGAACATACTAATCATAACCAGCTGGGGTTTTAAATTATTTCTGCTAAGTAACAGTTCTGATATTCACACCTTGTGTACACAGTTGTTTAACTTCAACTATTTGCCAACGATCATCTACAGAGCTAGTAGTAATTTTGACTGAAATTATATCATTTTGACAGAGTATGAAAAAGGAGAAGCATGCAAACAAAATTTATTAAACATATTTAATAGTTTTTATTTGAGCCTTTTTGTTAAGATGTTAAATCAGAAATAATCtcggtttctccaaactgagttcGTTAGAAGAACAGGTATGATTTTGATTTTTTCAAAACATCTGAACTATAATTTTAAAGATTCTTATAGAAGAATAAACTGACATCTTTAGTTTATGTGATTCTGGCAGTTGGATCCAGAATCAGAACCCAACGGCGCCGTTTCACGTAGATTCTCATTAAATACAGCTGGATTTTTACAGTTTCGCAGCTTCAACAACGTCACGTTGCTGAATACAGAAACGCCTCCTAGTGGTGAGCTAATAACGATAAGCTAGCAGCAAAAAGGTCACTTAAATTATGTTATTAACTTTTCTTGAAACGATTTTTGATAATATCTGAACACTTTTAATACTGAATGAAAAAatgtgactttgttgttgttaatAAATGCAGGTTTTGTAAAATAGTCCAAATGTTTTAGCTGTTAGCATAAAAAGCTAATCTGTAAGAAAAAACGCTAAACTACGTTAccgtttttttatatatattttattatcatagattttgtttgtttgttttttgaggTTTCCAGCTTTACAAACATGGAACATGAAGAAAAGTCCCTTCCAGACACAATCAACCACAATAATTTCCCAGCCAAGCTCTGGGTGATGGCGAACGATCCGACAAACGGAGCCGTTTCCTGGAGCTCATCCGGCGAGGGGCTTGTGATCGACCAGTCGCTCTTCGAGAGCCAGATCCTGTCCCCTCACAACACCTTCAAGACCGCCAACTTCACAAGCATCGTCCGGCAGCTCAACCTGTACGGGTTTAAGAAAAAGGACATGCCGACAGTCACAAACGACTCCACGTCCACTCATTTTTATGACAACCCGAACTTTAAGCGGGGCCACCCCGAACTTTTGGTGAATCTCAAGAGGCTCACAGTCAGCAATAAAGCCAGGCTTGAAGCCGGTCTGGAGGTGAATGTTCGATTAGGCAGAGAAGGCATGGGGGGATTTCTCAAAAGAAGTGAGTTTTTAATGTTttcctatcagctgtaagttagcACACACAGATCCCTGACGCTGTCCTGTTGTTGCAGAGATTTCGTCAACTCCTTCACCTCTTCCCAGTAAAAACCAGGCCACGAATGCTCAGAGAGGAACCCCTGTCCCACCTCGGTACCTGATGAGGGGGGACATTGGAGCCAGTTCCTGGGCGTTTGTTCCATCCCAGCCCATACCACTGTCTCAGAGCCCTTTGTGCCCCATGCACAGTCACCCGATTTTACCAACTCAGATAAAAAATGGAAACCCACATTTCTTTAGGGGCGCTCCTTGGCATGCCCACTATCGGCCTGGCTGCAATCCTTCGGGTAAGTATGAAAAAGTAACTCCCGGCCGGGCCTTCATGTTACATCACAAATTAGCCGATAACCACTTTATTTGGAAAGCTGTATTACTGCCAGGTCTGTAGGATTAACAAATCGAACCAATAAAACATAGGTTAACTCAAAAAGCAATGTCATGCTCTGTTCCGAAGGAATTCCAGAATAAAAGAACACAATAGCCACAACATCTAACCCAGTTATGACATTTAGGATTTTTTTTGGACAGCTTTTCCCCCTCAGTGAGCAAAATCATCCTATGCAGTCTGCGTTTTGGATTTGCTCAAGTTATCTTTGTCTGATATTACATTTGTTTGCCGATCTGAAACAAAGGAAATCTGTTAGAGGGCAAATATTCAAAATGCTGCTAATGTTAGACACAACAAGACCAAAGCACAGGGATAGAAAGTGTTCATGTTAATATATTTTTTGTAATTAATTTAAGCGGGGCCACCCCAAACTTTTTTGTAAATAATTAGACAACGTGTCTACACGTTAAATAAAAATACTGTTGTACTTTTTTTTAGTTTGCCATAGCCACCATTCACATATGGTTTCACCAAATGGACCTGAACTGCCGACGCTGTTGTCTCCACAAAGTAACTATCGGGTAGGACAATTAGAGCGTTTTCACTCCACTAATGTTAAAATGCTTGGTCTTTAATTCTAAATGTCACTATTTTAGGTTGGATATCAAGTGAACATCCTTGACTTTGGCCAGGATTCCCAGCATAACAAAAACCAGGATGTGAAAAAAACTTTTAACTTCGAGGCAATTTTCCAGAGAGCTGATGAGTTCATGCCGACTTCGCCCAGCACTGTTGCAGTTAAAGTTGAGTCCACTGCTGAGGTTTCGGTCTCTGACGTGCCACGGGAAAACAATTCCAGCTCTGCTACAGCAAATGCACCTGCACCCAACATTCT from Nothobranchius furzeri strain GRZ-AD chromosome 10, NfurGRZ-RIMD1, whole genome shotgun sequence includes the following:
- the supt4h1 gene encoding transcription elongation factor SPT4, which produces MALETVPKDLRHLRACHLCSLVKTIDQFEYDGCDNCESFLQMKGNREMVYECTSSSFDGVIAMMSPEDSWVAKWQRIGNFKPGVYAVSVTGRLPPGVVRELKSRGVIYKSRDTAVKT
- the hsf5 gene encoding heat shock factor protein 5, which translates into the protein MEHEEKSLPDTINHNNFPAKLWVMANDPTNGAVSWSSSGEGLVIDQSLFESQILSPHNTFKTANFTSIVRQLNLYGFKKKDMPTVTNDSTSTHFYDNPNFKRGHPELLVNLKRLTVSNKARLEAGLEVNVRLGREGMGGFLKRKISSTPSPLPSKNQATNAQRGTPVPPRYLMRGDIGASSWAFVPSQPIPLSQSPLCPMHSHPILPTQIKNGNPHFFRGAPWHAHYRPGCNPSVCHSHHSHMVSPNGPELPTLLSPQSNYRVGYQVNILDFGQDSQHNKNQDVKKTFNFEAIFQRADEFMPTSPSTVAVKVESTAEVSVSDVPRENNSSSATANAPAPNILPLQKKLVTSVPELMLGDHLVEDAEIICVDLPETSGDFTPE